The Maylandia zebra isolate NMK-2024a linkage group LG4, Mzebra_GT3a, whole genome shotgun sequence genome segment ACATCTAGGCAGACCCAGAGGTGTCAACACAGAGCGGGGGTTATGATGTGGAGCTGTTTGTGGACACTCCAGACTATGATCTGATCTGCACCATATGCCAAGGGGTCCTCAGATGTCCAGTAAGAGCTGCGTGCCACCACATTTTCTGCAAGAAATGCATCTTGCAGTGGCTAAAAAGGTACTGAATGTATCTTATCAGTATCCTTGGACAAAAGTTTTACCTGGCTTTTTTATTTGGTCAGAGACTCATTCCTAGTTGTCCTCTGCAGACAGGAGACCTGCCCCTGCTGCAGGAAGCCGGTGAACCCAAGCTTGATCTTTGTCATGTTCAAGCTAAGCAAATCTATTGGACGCCTCAAGATCAAGGTGGGAAAGGGAATTTGAACACATTTTTACATGATTTTCTATGAGCCCAAACAGAGTGGATACATTTGTATTTGCCTGATGCTGCCTGGCATTTTCATGTGTGAACCACTTCATGGGACATATTTATTTGTGACTGTTTTTATTAAGTTATTAATAATAAGGACATCATCAAGACAAATTCTCTGAGCCCAAGATGACTTATTTGAGATGGAGGAAAGCAAAAAATATAATTCCAAGctgacatttttgcttgataaaTGACTGAAATGATTAGGTTGTGCATcagaattgttttgttttcagtcgTCTATGGCTTGGATTAGCTTCTATCTCAATTCCTGCAGACCGATTTATAGCACATTTATAACACAAGTCATTTTATTAACTATATGattttttctgtgtgtctcACAGTGCAAGAATGAGATCCGCGGCTGTGCAGAGACCTTTCCCCTCTCAGAGCAGTACTGCCACAGCATGAGCTGTTTGTATGAGCTAATCCCCTGCCCCTACCAGGGCTGCAGGGTACAGCTCCTCCGCAGGGACCTCGAGACCCATGCGCACCACTGTGAGCACTGGCGCCAGCCTTGCCACATGGGTTGTGGGACGATACTCTCCCACCGAACCCAGGCTCAACACAACTGCTACAAGCAGTTGAGGCAGGAGTACGAAGCTAGGCAGAGGAATCACAGGGCCATTGCCACCGCCCTACAGCggaagatgaggaggatgcAGAGCACCATGGCCCACATGAAAAGGCAGATAGGGCTTATCTGTGAGAGTCTGGAGGTGATGGATGATCTGCATGAGGTGGAAGAGGAGGACCTTGGGGAGAGTAGTGGCAGCTCCAGTGGGACTCCaagtagcagcagcagctgctgaggaAGGGAGTTAGTTGCTGGTGCTGGTTGAGCTACTGCTGTGTATAAATTCAGTATGTGTTTAATTCTTTGaaggtgtgtgtttttgagtatatgcagtactgtgaaaaagtatttgccctcTTCCTGATTTTAAtagtttttgcatattttgtttccAATAAAAAACACGTTTTTAATATTAGAAAAAGATAACCTGAgtgaatacaaaatgcagtttttaaatgatgatttcattttctgaggtaaaaaaaaaaagccaaacctACCTGACCTGTATGAAAAAGTCATTCTTCTCTTGTTAATTTATGAATTCACtgtgattaaccacatttttgTGAAGCTGAGGTCAATTTCAGCATTCACACAAATAAAGGCTctaatctaaaaaaaacaaacaaaactgcaagAACAGAAACAAAGTCACTAACATCcatcagtctggaaagggttacaaagccatGTCTgaggctttgggactccagtgaaccacgGTGAGAAGCATTTTAGACAAACAGAGAAAACTCAAAACAGTGGTGAATTCCAAGAGATGATTGACGACTCATTCAAGAGGTTATAAAAAGGACcgagaacaacatctaaagaactgcaggccccACTTGCTTCAGCTAAGGTCAATGAAAAAAGTTTTTTGGAAGGTTTGTGTCCTGATACATCTGGCGTGAGCCtaccacagcatttcataaaaagatcATACTGACCGTCAAATACGGTGGTGTTAGTATGATGGTCTGTGACccttttgctgcttcaggacctggacgACTTGCTATAACTGATGTAACCAAGAAGTCTGCTCTCTGCCGGAAAATCCTGAATGTCTTGCCATTATTTCATGAAATGAAGCCTAAGCGTACTTGGGTTATGGTTATTGTTATATCGTTTATATAACCTATTGTCATATAAACGATAACCTGGGTCAGGTTATTGTTTATATAGAAATTAatgttaaaatttgtttgatgagcCGGAACATGTAAGCGTGACAAatatcaaaaaagaaaaaaaagagtgagagaAATATAGGAATGAAGGAAAATACTTTTCATGGTACTGTAGGCATCTgattagtgtttttgttttgttttttgccaggTTGCAATGTAACCTGTTTAACCTATTTTGTAAATAAAGCTTTTACATTGTTATTATTACCTGTGCTGGTCTTATTTAAATAGATCAACTGATAAAGGTATTTCATTGAAATCTCACAGATGAACTAAGGCCAGGCTTGTATTTCTAAATTTGACTACATAAGTCCCGGTGCAGGTCTACCTCCTGCACCGAGCTCTGGCTCACCTGGAGAagcctggaagcactgtgaggatcatgttctttgatttctccagtgctttcaacaccatccagCCACGACTTCTGAGGAACAAGCTGGAGCTATCGGGAGTGGACCAACACATGTCCCAGTGGAGACTGGACTACCTCACAGAACGCCCACAGTATGTAAGGACACAGGGCTGTGTCTCTGATATGctggtctgcagtacgggggccccacagggaacttTGCTGgcaccgttcctcttcaccttctacactgcagacttctccatcAACTCCCCACGCTGCCACctacagaagttctctgacGACTCTGCCATAGTTGGCTTCATCACAGGTGAGGATGACTCAGAGTACAGACAGTGGACTCTGGACTTTGAGGACTGGTGTCAGCAGAACCACCTGCTGATCAACGCTGGGAAAACCAAGGAGTTGGTGGTAGACTTCCAGAGACGCAGACCCACCACACTGACACCTTTGAACATCCAGGGAGtggacattgagatagtggGCTCGTGTAGGTACCTGGTTGTTCACCTgaataataaactggactggagccacaacactgatGCTCTGTACAGAAAGGGTCAGACCAGCCTCTACCTGCTGAGGCggctgaggtcatttggagtTCAGGTAGCGCTTTTAAAGActttctatgactctgtggtggcatccGTCAATTTTTACAGTGTggtatgttggagcagcagtttatcgacagctgagaggaagaggttggataaactctttaggaaggccagctctgttctggggTGCActctggacccagtgcaggtggtaggagacagaaggactctggccaaaataacatctctgacggacagagtctcccaccccatgcatgtaaatgttgctgaactgcagagctccttcagtgacagactgctgcatcctagatgcatgaaggagcgtttctgTAGGttcttcctccctgcagctgtcagactgtacaatcaaaACTGTTCGcaacaaacatagatgtttacatcagtGCTGTAACAACTTCAACTGTTATAATCGCACATTACTTTTCTCAGCTTATACATACACTAACTTATTGGAAGTTACATGTCTACTTTTTAATGCACAGGTACAATACACAATCTGCACTTTTCTAACTTTTCTAATTATTCTAAATATTCTTAACTATTTAAACATCTTTCAGTATCCTGCTCTGTTTGCACACTATCTGTACTCTAATTTTAACAACTGTACTGTACTCTGCTCTGGTAACTTTTGTCtatgatgtaaatatgtaaaaattgttttctgttctgtgtcctgttcttttttgtatatgtgtgttttttgctgctgatacaaccaaatttccccttgtgggacaattaaaggattattctattctattctattctattctattctattctaatgtgTTATTATTACATTTCACTAGATAATTAAAAACCAATTAAAGTATGTTTACAGAATAAACAGATTAAttaaatgaacacttaaaaTGGATTTTAAAAGAGTGCGTTTTGATTTTATTATAATTGATTTTTTAAGAACTGTGTTTTTAGTAAGCAAATATAAAATCTGTCTCAGTTATTCGGTAGAGGCGGTAGAGAGTAGGTTTTCTCGTGGAGTAAATCTCGCGATAAAACTTTAGCATATAACCCGGCGGAACCTTTCACAGGCCTTCTTCCTGTTTTGTCGATCACGTAAGTGTGCTGTTGAGTTTCTCTTCCTAGTTTATATCCTTAAAAATCTCACGCATCGTTCAGTCAGACACTTCAGAGCTGATTATAAGATCATATATGAACATATTAAATTAAAATCCCAGACCTATTTAACAGCGAATTTGAATACAGATGGAAATATTTGTAGTTTGCTTGTATGAATATGGCGGCGATACTCGTGTCCCGTAAGACTGAATTTCGGTAAGCATGTCCGTATTTTGGGGGATAAATAACTAAAcgtctttgttgttttcttgtcGTGTAGCAAATGGCGGACGACGCCGGTGGTAGAGGAGGTTTTCGCGGAGGTTTTGGCGCCGGTGGCCGCGGTCGGGGCCGTGGACGCGGCAGAGGCCGTGGCAGGGGCCGCGGTGCACGGGGCGGCAAGTCCGAGGACAAGGAGGTAGGTTTTTGGATTAATAAGTGTTTTGAACATAAGCACTTAGTATTTTGGCTTTTTGTAGTTTACTTGAGTTTCTTTCCTGTCATAGTGGGTGCCGGTCACCAAGCTGGGCCGCCTGGTTAAGGACATGAAGATCAAGTCCCTGGAGGAGATCTATCTGTACTCTCTGCCCATCAAGGTAACTACAGTTCACATACATaaacaatcatattttattttattttacttgtcTTGTGGaaatgtctgaatgaactgcagTTTCTGTTGTGATGTAAACCCCTCAATGCTTACTCCTTTTCCTGTAGGAGTCTGAGATCATCGACTTCTTCCTGGGTTCTGGTCTTAAAGACGAGGTGCTGAAGATCATGCCCGTCCAGAAGCAGACCAGGGCTGGTCAGCGCACCAGGTTCAAGGTGAGTGTGGATTCCTTTGCAAAGGagaaaggtgttttgtttttttttctcctgttaaTCAGCGTTGTCTAAGCCTAACACTGTGTGCCTTTTGCTTTTTGTCTACAGGCCTTTGTTGCCATTGGTGACTACAACGGCCACGTGGGCCTGGGGGTGAAGTGCTCCAAGGAGGTGGCCACAGCCATCCGTGGGGCCATCATCCTGGCCAAGCTGTCTATCGTCCCTGTCAGAAGGGGTTACTGGGGTAACAAAATCGGCAAACCCCACACTGTGCCCTGCAAGGTGACTGGCCGCTGCGGCTCTGTCCTGGTGCGTCTCATTCCAGCCCCCCGTGGTACCGGCATCGTGTCTGCCCCAGTGCCCAAGAAGCTGCTCATGATGGCTGGAATCGATGATTGCTACACCTCTGCCAGGGGCTGCACCGCCACCCTCGGCAACTTTGGTAAGCTTCTCCCAGGGTCATGATCTGCATACTGTatttgggtggggggggggttgtttctCCTCGCTCTGCCCAGCTTCACCTCGGCAGTGGTGTAGTTGTCGttaaaaggagagaaagaattGAGTATTGCACGGCAGGGAGACGTTTTAGTGGTCTTCCCTGTTACCCTTTTACAATGCTCAACATTTTTTTACCCCCAACAAGACTGTTGTACTTTGTTACTGGAGCGCCATGCTACACACACTTACTCTTTATAATTCCTTCCTCAGCCAAGGCCACCTTTGACGCCATCTCCAAGACTTACAGCTACCTGACCCCTGATCTGTGGAAGGAGACAGTCTTCACAAAGTCTCCCTACCAGGTCTGTACAGAGCCAACATGAGCTGTTATGGTTATGTCAGGATTTTGTGTAACCAGGCTTTCTGCTTTTTGTTCCAGGAGTTCACTGACCATCTGGCCAAGACTCACACCAGGGTGTCTGTGCAGAGGGGCCAGGCTGTGCAGGCCGCTGCCTCCTAAACATTTTGTATAGGGAATCGTTGAATAAACGTTCTGGAACACCACTTCTGTGTCTCGTGTGCTTAACTCACAAAACTATGTATGCTGCAAAAATGTGCAGACTTCGGTAACTGAACAAGACACAAGTGATATGTTGGGCAATAGGAGAAACTGCATCAGTTAATGCAGTCACCTCTACAGTAATacagagtaaaattaactttaTCTAGCCAATCAAAATACTTTAAAGATACTGAAAcctttaaaatgattatttggagcAGCAGATCCCGTATTGTGTGCTATCATGAAATAAAACTAGTTTTCAGCTTCTGGTCAAAATGGTTTTGGAGCATTGTCCATCACTTGGATACTTTCACAGTATTGGGGTGACTTGTAGGAAGCAGGTGAAAGGGGGGAGGTATAATCAAGAAAAGGGAATGAAAATTAGAAATGGGATGATACGTGAGTCACTGAGGAGGATGAGATTTGGAAATTTAAATACTTTCAAATCAGACTGAGACAAATGTTGGGTGGATTACCATAGGATATCAGCGTGAGAGAAAGGGAATATAGGTGATATGCCTAACTCACCTCCACATAATCCTATTCTATGGTAGTTGTTTTGTTATGCTTTTAGTTTGAAATTACTCTGATACACATCTGAAAATGTAAGTGTGATAGTACTGAAGGTTTGTGAGACAGTTATTATTGGGTAATCGTGACAAAATGCTGTCTATTATTTAGGGAGTTAAGTTAGAGCatatcacttttatttatttgtacatcTTTATGGCTTGCATGGTACTTGTGTCGTAACATATGTAAAATTACATACTTCACAAAAATGTTTCTCTCAGATACTGTTTTTCCTAATTTGTCTATTAATTACATATCTGTTGGCCACCCCGTCCTGAGGCTGTTtctatttcttcctgttaaaagcaaTTTTTACCTTACCagtgttgccaagtgcttgctaatGGGGGGTCACCCAGGGGCAGATCTAGAGAAATTTTGTgagggtggcaaaatcaaagcctttttttccaaacacatatgcaggtggttacaAATGGTTAAAATGaatcaaatgcagtaagtatacacatttttcatataaatagtctataacttaattGTTTTCTGTAGCCCACATAATTAAAAACTTCAGTTACAGAAAACATGTGATGTTATGTACTGTATAGCCTGTATAATAAGTAAATATAGGCCAGtaagtataaaatccagaaagctacacaacatggggcaGCTCATTGACAAATAAAATtctaacttaagtttcacactgttttttttgttagaaaaaaattaaaattgttACATGCttaacaaaatgtcagaaatctgcacttgCATGAACACaaatttaaacctaatttttcatgatttgttggattaaccctctgaggtccaAAATATAACGAGCCATTTTTGACTCCTTTTGATTTTACATTTGTATTTCACCTTcaaattgtttctttttatttttcccccttGCCTTGCTTGGTATCGGCCCGGCTATACGCTTAAATCAACCTTTTAGAagttgagaaagaaaataatagaTTACccacaaactgaatatggacaAGATTTACTACAGCCGCTAAAAAAATCCACTGGAAAGGCAGAAAGGTTTCGCATCTTGTTCGCTCTTTCCCTGCAGCCTCACACAGCACTCGGCAGAGAATCCCCACTCATCCTCGTCCCAGCTAAACATCCAATCActgttaattcaattcaattcaattttttcaagtcaattttatttatatagcaccaaatcacaacagtcgcctcaaggcgctttagaTTTAAGGTAGAATACAATAATAGataaagagaaaaacccaacaatcatatgaccccctatgagcaagcactttggcgacagtgggaaggaaaaactcccttttaacaggaagaaacctccggcagaaccaggctcagggaggggcggccatctgcttcgaccggttggggtgagagaaggaagacaggataaaagacatgctgtggaagagagacagaggttaataacaaatatgattcaatgcagagaggtctgttaatacatagagagtgagaaaggtgactggaaaggaaaaactcaatgcatcatgggaatcccccggcagcctacgtctattgcagcataactaagggaggattcagggtcacctggtccagccctaactatatgctttggcaaaaaggaaagttttaagcctaatcttaaaagtagagatagtgtctgcctcccgaatccaaactggaagctgattTCACAGAAAAGGGGCTTACAAATCATACAAGCTTCCAGGCCAAAAGCTCTTTCAGGAACAAGCCCAGAATAAACGGGACAAGGGGTCAATATCAGCCAGGATATATCcaattttgttattttaaaagaaaagaataaaaggtTTGTAATAAAACTGTGTAGTAAaatatcacaataaaagccCACTAACGAACAACAATGTACCTTTAATGGTGCAACCTGCCAGCAATGTAACAATTACCTGATAACTTGCTCACACCTGAAGAAAACAGGTGCCCGttgttttaaaatacaaaatccaCCCCAGCTAAATACAACCCATAGAAACACTTATCACATGCACTAAGTGTTTCAATAAGAAAGTGATTGGTACCACTGCAATAAAGTAATCTTAAATATATCACTTCACCATCAGCACCTATGTAAGGTCTAGTTTCTAAGAGCTCCACCTCAGGGACTACActcaaatacaaaaataaaagttttaaaatgcGCAGGGGAAGGGGCGGGGAGTGAGAAGAGAAACGCAGGAAAGGGGCGGGGAGTGGGAAGAGAAAcgctgggggcctctggatgtctggagttttgatctcctccatacccgcttcacaccctggaggacggggctgtggcccccccacactccctagcagatcattacatggagaaactttggaatgcaagcatgctgatccacacaggtatgcacacatgggtattcacagacgcggactaaagctttcttggctgctacctcaaagcac includes the following:
- the rnf151 gene encoding RING finger protein 151, with the translated sequence MRGSICSKTSPPGYGNTLRKIKQELAMADPEVSTQSGGYDVELFVDTPDYDLICTICQGVLRCPVRAACHHIFCKKCILQWLKRQETCPCCRKPVNPSLIFVMFKLSKSIGRLKIKCKNEIRGCAETFPLSEQYCHSMSCLYELIPCPYQGCRVQLLRRDLETHAHHCEHWRQPCHMGCGTILSHRTQAQHNCYKQLRQEYEARQRNHRAIATALQRKMRRMQSTMAHMKRQIGLICESLEVMDDLHEVEEEDLGESSGSSSGTPSSSSSC
- the rps2 gene encoding small ribosomal subunit protein uS5, which gives rise to MADDAGGRGGFRGGFGAGGRGRGRGRGRGRGRGRGARGGKSEDKEWVPVTKLGRLVKDMKIKSLEEIYLYSLPIKESEIIDFFLGSGLKDEVLKIMPVQKQTRAGQRTRFKAFVAIGDYNGHVGLGVKCSKEVATAIRGAIILAKLSIVPVRRGYWGNKIGKPHTVPCKVTGRCGSVLVRLIPAPRGTGIVSAPVPKKLLMMAGIDDCYTSARGCTATLGNFAKATFDAISKTYSYLTPDLWKETVFTKSPYQEFTDHLAKTHTRVSVQRGQAVQAAAS